In one window of Frigoriglobus tundricola DNA:
- a CDS encoding DUF2309 domain-containing protein, which produces MPADRSDTPDVGQDRLRHAIEHAAHLLPAQGPITVFIHHNTLHAFEHLSFDQAVRHAAEVFGCQPYLTEDRYRAALARGRIRLSELQAVLADDLGAWAAEPVGGLCSRSELRLAMLQSPVVTAPAVELNWFVAETDALKKVRPEASADARLMLIAETRRWVMRDLRGRNGATPAWARALLARFGEADIENWNEKTWEAFALESLWAVCQQGAAHAPPPPAEADPVRHRDLVLAVTGFDTDLAVNDLLVRFCAAYLDQGVAHWALPETDRGFFQSFCSLYRRGGGLPAPWLSGLSAELARLQDTGTTPLEVALLALAGLGVVEDEWDDFLSATFLALRGWAGMLRQVEERGDRVARPIRPGSLIEFVAIRLLLDRYAVADAARECLGFRGPLSTVRAHLRARLVRPAPQIEERAFPVFQLAQLFGWVPENLQRLSPSEWRSLLAEIEAFNALERRSIFHRAYERRFLAQTLDALALHASQKPAAPRFQVVTCLDEREESFRRHLEEVAPDCETFGAAGFFAVPIYYRGATDAHFVPLCPIVIVPNHWVREEPEEGLEGAHEFQQRAGWALGTLAHRVHTASRAVVLGALAALTGVVATVPLVARILFPRLTARVRVRLGRMLVRPTPRTRLRLERTEAAPGPECGRVGFTVDEMVASGERLLRDIGLTGGFARIVFVIGHGSDSLNNPHKSAYDCGACGGSPGAPNARAFAQMMNDARVRAGLVGRGIVVPAETWFVGGYHGTCDDSVTFFDLDRVPETHRAELADHRWVFEATGARNAHERSRRFMSASLTQSFAEARRHVEGRSEDLAQTRPELGHATNAICVVGRRARTRGLFFDRRAFLTSYDPTQETPDAAILARTLSAVYPVCGGINLEYFFSHVDSPGYGCGTKLPHNITALLGVMDGAASDLRTGLPWQMVEIHEPVRLLIVCETTPEVMLGVMKQDTPVGKMIDSMTRNGWVQLAVLDPDSARIRLFERGEFREYRPTATALPTATSSLDWYRGWREHLEFAEIAPAQSRSPAPAHV; this is translated from the coding sequence ATGCCCGCTGATCGGTCCGATACGCCGGACGTGGGACAGGACCGGCTGCGGCACGCGATCGAACACGCCGCGCACCTGCTCCCGGCCCAGGGGCCGATCACCGTCTTCATCCACCACAACACGCTGCACGCGTTCGAACACCTGTCGTTCGATCAGGCGGTGCGCCACGCCGCCGAGGTGTTCGGGTGCCAACCGTACCTGACCGAAGACCGCTACCGGGCGGCGCTGGCACGCGGGCGCATCCGGTTGTCGGAACTCCAGGCGGTCCTGGCCGATGACCTCGGCGCCTGGGCCGCCGAACCGGTTGGCGGGCTGTGTTCCCGGTCGGAACTGCGGTTGGCGATGCTGCAATCGCCGGTCGTGACCGCCCCGGCGGTCGAACTGAACTGGTTCGTCGCCGAGACCGACGCGCTGAAGAAAGTGCGGCCCGAGGCGTCGGCGGACGCGCGGCTGATGTTGATCGCCGAGACGCGGCGGTGGGTCATGCGCGATCTGCGGGGCCGCAACGGTGCGACCCCCGCCTGGGCGCGGGCGCTGCTTGCCCGTTTCGGCGAGGCGGACATCGAGAACTGGAACGAAAAGACCTGGGAAGCGTTCGCGCTCGAATCGCTCTGGGCGGTGTGCCAGCAGGGCGCCGCCCACGCTCCACCACCGCCGGCAGAAGCCGACCCGGTTCGCCACCGCGACCTGGTGCTGGCCGTAACGGGGTTCGACACCGATCTGGCGGTAAACGATCTGCTCGTCCGTTTTTGTGCCGCGTATCTGGATCAGGGCGTGGCGCACTGGGCGCTGCCCGAAACCGACCGCGGCTTCTTCCAGTCGTTCTGCTCCCTGTACCGGCGGGGCGGCGGCCTGCCCGCGCCGTGGCTCTCCGGCCTGAGTGCGGAACTCGCTCGGCTTCAGGACACGGGAACGACCCCGCTCGAAGTGGCGCTCCTCGCGCTCGCCGGGCTGGGGGTCGTCGAGGACGAGTGGGACGATTTTCTGTCCGCGACGTTCTTGGCCCTTCGCGGGTGGGCCGGGATGCTCCGTCAGGTCGAGGAGCGGGGCGACCGCGTCGCCCGGCCCATCCGGCCGGGCAGCCTGATCGAATTCGTCGCCATCCGGCTCCTTCTGGACCGCTACGCGGTGGCCGATGCCGCCCGTGAGTGCCTCGGCTTCCGCGGTCCCCTCTCGACCGTTCGGGCGCACCTCCGCGCCCGCCTCGTGCGGCCCGCGCCGCAGATCGAGGAGCGGGCGTTCCCCGTGTTTCAGCTCGCGCAACTATTCGGCTGGGTGCCGGAGAACCTGCAACGGCTCTCCCCGTCTGAATGGCGGTCGCTGCTGGCGGAGATCGAAGCGTTCAACGCCCTGGAGCGGCGCAGCATCTTCCACCGGGCCTACGAGCGCCGGTTCCTCGCCCAGACGCTGGACGCACTCGCGCTTCACGCCAGTCAGAAGCCGGCGGCGCCGCGCTTTCAGGTCGTCACGTGCCTCGACGAGCGCGAAGAGTCGTTCCGCCGCCACCTGGAAGAGGTCGCACCGGACTGCGAGACCTTCGGGGCCGCCGGGTTCTTCGCCGTTCCGATCTATTACCGCGGCGCGACGGACGCGCACTTCGTGCCGCTGTGCCCGATCGTCATCGTGCCGAACCACTGGGTGCGCGAGGAGCCGGAAGAGGGGCTGGAGGGCGCGCACGAGTTCCAGCAGCGGGCGGGGTGGGCGCTGGGGACGCTCGCCCACCGCGTCCACACGGCCAGCCGCGCCGTCGTCCTCGGCGCGCTGGCCGCGCTCACCGGGGTGGTGGCGACGGTGCCGCTCGTGGCCCGCATCCTATTTCCGCGGTTGACCGCCAGGGTTCGCGTGCGGCTGGGCCGAATGCTCGTGCGCCCGACCCCGCGCACCCGGCTGCGGCTCGAGCGGACCGAAGCGGCCCCCGGCCCCGAGTGCGGGCGGGTCGGGTTCACCGTCGACGAGATGGTCGCGTCCGGCGAGCGCCTGTTACGCGACATCGGGCTCACCGGCGGGTTCGCGCGGATCGTGTTCGTCATCGGGCACGGGTCGGACAGCCTGAACAACCCGCACAAATCGGCGTACGACTGCGGCGCGTGCGGCGGCAGCCCCGGCGCGCCCAACGCCCGCGCGTTCGCCCAGATGATGAACGACGCCCGCGTCCGGGCCGGGCTCGTCGGGCGCGGGATCGTCGTGCCCGCCGAGACCTGGTTCGTCGGCGGGTACCACGGCACCTGTGACGACTCGGTCACCTTCTTCGACCTGGACCGGGTGCCCGAAACGCACCGCGCCGAACTGGCCGACCACCGGTGGGTGTTCGAGGCGACGGGCGCCCGCAACGCGCACGAGCGGTCCCGCCGGTTCATGTCGGCGTCGCTCACGCAGTCCTTTGCCGAGGCGCGGCGGCACGTCGAGGGCCGGTCGGAAGACCTGGCCCAGACGCGGCCCGAACTGGGGCACGCGACGAACGCGATTTGCGTGGTCGGCCGCCGGGCGCGGACCCGCGGGCTGTTCTTCGACCGCCGCGCGTTCCTGACGTCCTACGACCCGACCCAGGAGACGCCGGACGCCGCAATCCTGGCCCGCACCCTGTCTGCCGTCTATCCGGTGTGCGGCGGCATCAATCTGGAATACTTCTTCTCCCATGTCGATTCGCCCGGCTACGGCTGCGGGACGAAACTGCCGCACAACATTACCGCCCTACTCGGCGTGATGGACGGCGCCGCCAGCGACCTGCGGACGGGGCTGCCCTGGCAGATGGTCGAGATCCACGAGCCGGTGCGGCTCTTGATCGTGTGCGAAACGACGCCGGAGGTGATGCTGGGCGTCATGAAGCAGGACACCCCGGTCGGCAAGATGATCGACAGCATGACGCGCAACGGGTGGGTCCAGTTGGCCGTGCTGGACCCCGACTCGGCCCGGATTCGATTGTTCGAGCGGGGCGAGTTCCGCGAGTACCGCCCGACCGCGACCGCGCTGCCGACCGCCACCAGTTCGCTGGACTGGTACCGGGGGTGGCGCGAGCACCTGGAGTTCGCCGAAATCGCCCCGGCACAATCACGGAGCCCCGCGCCCGCCCATGTCTGA
- a CDS encoding carbohydrate porin — MSRRKPRRDLPIGYTTGIALELNQKDWTLRYGWFQLPGTPNGLTADDRIFAYPIESGEVTSDGEFWKEWGMILEWERRWRVADRPGAVRLQAWVDHGYLASYNVATPLLLASPPPLNSPQGTEATIPRGAFAFRYKYGFGVNWEQEVAKNLGLFGRLGWQDGHVSAAAYTDVDWTVQLGLSVKGAAWRRPGDTFGLVGNLVGASSQQQAFLKAGGTGILNGDSNLTYAPEMSLEAYYDFAITKGVNLAFNYQLFANPAFNRDRGPVNVFQARLHWQF, encoded by the coding sequence ATGTCCCGGCGCAAACCGCGGCGTGACCTCCCCATCGGGTACACCACGGGAATTGCCCTTGAACTGAACCAGAAGGATTGGACCCTGCGCTACGGCTGGTTCCAACTGCCCGGCACCCCGAACGGCCTCACCGCCGATGACCGCATCTTCGCGTACCCCATCGAATCCGGGGAGGTTACCTCCGACGGGGAGTTTTGGAAAGAGTGGGGGATGATACTGGAATGGGAGCGCCGGTGGCGCGTAGCGGACCGTCCCGGGGCCGTCCGGCTCCAGGCCTGGGTCGACCACGGGTACCTCGCCAGCTATAACGTGGCGACCCCGCTGCTGCTCGCCTCTCCTCCGCCTCTCAACAGCCCGCAAGGAACGGAAGCGACCATCCCAAGGGGTGCCTTCGCGTTCCGGTACAAGTACGGCTTCGGGGTGAACTGGGAACAGGAGGTTGCGAAGAACCTCGGCCTGTTCGGTCGGCTCGGCTGGCAAGACGGCCACGTTTCGGCAGCGGCGTACACCGACGTGGACTGGACGGTACAACTGGGCCTGAGCGTCAAAGGCGCCGCATGGCGCCGGCCCGGCGACACCTTCGGTTTGGTCGGGAACCTGGTCGGCGCTTCGTCCCAGCAGCAGGCCTTCCTGAAGGCCGGTGGCACGGGCATTCTGAACGGCGACAGCAACTTGACCTACGCCCCCGAGATGTCTTTGGAAGCGTATTATGATTTTGCCATCACGAAGGGCGTAAACCTGGCGTTCAACTACCAGCTCTTCGCGAACCCGGCGTTCAACCGTGACCGCGGCCCGGTCAACGTCTTCCAGGCCAGACTCCACTGGCAGTTCTAG
- a CDS encoding LysR family transcriptional regulator: MDEHAFSSSVIQRIVTAAARFSSFRDATDAVQMTGVHISENQVRRLAHEVGRELIAARDQKVVEHRRRQLEPRTAVVPEAVVVEIDGGRIRTRAADAGPGVHQAQNKEDKVACLATLSGPAFAADPCPEPPESFRCPRRVQRLVQLMKGSAGEAAAQENPDEPTPPVPLVGESEGSERWSPKRLVRTCVASLETSASFGPMMGAEAQERHFYEAPRRAFVADGSAYNWSIHRGYFGTFEPIVDFLHAVCYVFSSATAVSADETSGWSQYLVWMRACWQGRVGDVLTELDHWQERLGESPPGEAQTAEERRDPRRVVAQARSYLGNNRDRMAYPRYRREGLPTTSSLVESLVGEVNARVKSKQKHWNRPAGAESILQLRAAVLSQDDRMSRFFAERPGCPFRKRDTLCHESEDVPAQTAA, from the coding sequence TTGGATGAGCACGCCTTCAGTTCCTCGGTCATCCAGCGCATCGTCACGGCCGCCGCACGGTTCTCCTCGTTCCGTGATGCCACCGACGCCGTGCAGATGACCGGGGTCCACATCAGCGAGAACCAGGTGCGCCGATTGGCTCACGAGGTCGGGCGCGAACTCATCGCCGCGCGCGACCAGAAGGTGGTCGAGCACCGGCGCCGCCAGTTGGAACCCCGGACCGCGGTGGTGCCCGAGGCCGTGGTGGTCGAGATCGACGGGGGGCGGATTCGGACCCGCGCCGCGGACGCCGGTCCGGGTGTTCACCAGGCCCAGAACAAGGAGGACAAGGTCGCGTGTCTGGCCACGTTGAGCGGTCCCGCGTTCGCCGCGGACCCGTGTCCCGAGCCGCCCGAATCGTTCCGATGTCCGCGTCGCGTGCAGCGTCTGGTGCAGCTGATGAAGGGATCGGCGGGCGAAGCGGCGGCCCAAGAAAACCCGGACGAACCGACGCCTCCGGTGCCGCTGGTCGGGGAATCCGAAGGGTCCGAACGTTGGTCCCCGAAGCGGTTGGTGAGGACCTGTGTGGCGAGCCTGGAGACGAGTGCCTCGTTCGGTCCGATGATGGGTGCGGAGGCCCAAGAGCGGCACTTTTATGAGGCCCCGCGTCGGGCGTTCGTGGCCGACGGTAGCGCATACAACTGGTCGATCCATCGGGGGTACTTCGGGACCTTCGAACCGATCGTGGATTTCCTGCACGCGGTCTGTTACGTGTTCTCGTCGGCTACGGCGGTGAGCGCCGATGAGACATCGGGTTGGTCCCAATACTTGGTCTGGATGCGCGCGTGTTGGCAGGGTCGCGTCGGGGACGTGCTGACCGAATTGGACCACTGGCAGGAGCGCCTGGGCGAGTCCCCGCCGGGTGAGGCACAGACGGCCGAGGAGCGTCGAGATCCGCGTCGCGTGGTGGCCCAGGCGCGGAGCTACTTGGGGAACAATCGGGACCGCATGGCGTACCCGCGGTACCGACGGGAGGGATTGCCAACGACGAGCAGTTTGGTCGAATCACTGGTGGGCGAGGTCAACGCTCGGGTGAAGAGCAAGCAGAAGCATTGGAACCGTCCCGCGGGAGCCGAATCGATCTTGCAACTGCGTGCCGCCGTGCTGAGCCAAGACGACCGCATGAGCCGGTTCTTCGCGGAACGGCCCGGGTGCCCGTTCCGCAAACGAGATACACTCTGCCATGAATCAGAGGATGTCCCGGCGCAAACCGCGGCGTGA
- a CDS encoding IS1 family transposase, translating into MDDLSRFCCLNAHCPDHGKRNHGNLTVPARYGPNKTRVLRCRTCKARFSERKGTPLFDARLPAARVTAVLAHVAEGIGTRKTARLTGVHTNTVTRYIRRAGQHARALHDELVAFSPDDPRSAVR; encoded by the coding sequence ATGGACGACCTGAGCCGCTTCTGTTGCCTCAATGCCCATTGTCCCGACCATGGGAAACGGAACCACGGGAACCTGACCGTGCCGGCCCGTTATGGGCCGAACAAGACGCGGGTGCTCCGGTGCCGGACCTGCAAGGCCCGGTTCTCCGAGCGCAAGGGCACCCCACTGTTCGACGCCCGACTGCCGGCCGCGCGGGTGACCGCGGTTCTGGCTCACGTGGCCGAAGGGATCGGGACCCGCAAGACCGCACGGCTCACCGGGGTTCATACCAATACGGTGACCCGGTACATCCGACGGGCCGGCCAACATGCCCGCGCGTTGCACGACGAGCTCGTGGCTTTTTCCCCCGACGACCCGCGAAGTGCAGTTCGATGA
- a CDS encoding transposase family protein: MQFDEKWDFVGRKEKNCGPDETRRGDCWDHVALDPESRLVVSLLVGKRTEDATHALVRDFHRRTGGRVMRLMTSDEYPVYASAIRDTYGHLVTPPRTGRPGRPRKAHRVIPPEVTYATVHKERENNRVVAVSTRVVFGAVVAVTAALLASAVSTAVNTCFVERHNGTDRNRCSRKVRKSYGFSKDWDTHRAATAFSYFSYNFCWPVRTLRHKGADGRWHQRTPAMAAGLTDRVWALSEWLTLPAVQCR, translated from the coding sequence GTGCAGTTCGATGAGAAGTGGGATTTCGTGGGCCGTAAGGAGAAGAACTGCGGCCCCGACGAGACCCGGCGCGGGGACTGCTGGGACCACGTGGCCCTCGATCCCGAGAGCCGATTGGTCGTGAGCCTGTTGGTCGGTAAGCGGACCGAGGACGCGACCCACGCCCTGGTCCGTGACTTCCACCGGCGCACCGGGGGCCGAGTGATGCGGCTCATGACGTCCGACGAGTACCCGGTGTACGCCTCGGCGATCCGGGACACCTACGGGCACTTGGTGACCCCGCCGCGAACCGGGCGACCCGGTCGGCCGCGCAAGGCCCACCGGGTCATCCCGCCCGAGGTCACCTATGCGACCGTCCACAAGGAGCGGGAGAACAACCGGGTGGTGGCGGTGAGCACGCGGGTGGTGTTCGGGGCGGTGGTGGCGGTCACGGCCGCGCTACTCGCCTCGGCGGTGAGCACGGCGGTCAACACGTGCTTCGTGGAGCGACACAACGGGACGGACCGGAATCGGTGCAGCCGCAAGGTGCGCAAGAGCTATGGGTTCTCGAAGGACTGGGACACGCACCGTGCGGCCACCGCCTTCAGCTACTTCAGCTACAACTTCTGCTGGCCGGTCCGCACGCTCCGCCACAAGGGTGCCGACGGGCGCTGGCACCAGAGAACACCGGCAATGGCCGCGGGACTGACCGATCGGGTGTGGGCGCTATCCGAATGGTTGACCCTGCCAGCGGTGCAATGCAGGTAG
- a CDS encoding carbohydrate porin, translating to MVLYSGRTAVHWLVVCAVLGGFAAGARAQLGTGPPPGLPTGFPAGLPSVIPAGGGSQDSIGKKSPNPDEDLPKLPGNKNGNGAGGKDVNEGGGDKKDNDDKEKKEDRWKLLPGGWNFHAQTTLTPIFDAGFGAKYSGPNSLSPEAQRAGTISADLYLGAPLWRGAEFHADLLMWQGFGLSNAFGLEASPDSDAYKAGTVDPRFMFAHFFVRQTFGLGGEQEDVPDGFLTLPGTRDVSRLTVTAGRMSVMDIFDNNTYNHDAHTQFMSWSSTMLTWDFPADTIGGGGLPALHRWQGQPFG from the coding sequence ATGGTCCTGTATTCCGGTCGCACTGCCGTGCACTGGCTGGTCGTTTGCGCGGTGCTCGGGGGCTTCGCCGCTGGCGCCCGTGCGCAACTCGGCACCGGACCGCCGCCGGGACTGCCGACCGGGTTCCCGGCCGGCCTCCCGAGCGTGATCCCGGCCGGCGGGGGAAGTCAGGACTCGATAGGGAAAAAATCTCCGAACCCCGACGAGGACCTGCCCAAACTGCCAGGCAATAAGAACGGGAATGGAGCCGGGGGCAAAGACGTGAACGAAGGCGGAGGCGATAAGAAAGACAATGACGACAAAGAGAAGAAAGAGGATAGATGGAAGTTACTGCCCGGGGGATGGAACTTCCATGCTCAGACGACCCTGACCCCGATTTTCGACGCCGGGTTCGGGGCCAAGTACTCCGGCCCCAACAGCCTGAGCCCGGAGGCCCAGCGCGCGGGAACGATCAGCGCCGACCTGTATCTCGGCGCGCCGTTGTGGCGGGGTGCCGAGTTTCACGCGGACCTGCTGATGTGGCAGGGCTTCGGCCTGAGCAACGCCTTTGGCCTGGAGGCGTCTCCCGATAGTGACGCGTACAAAGCCGGCACCGTCGATCCCCGGTTCATGTTCGCACACTTCTTTGTTCGCCAAACCTTCGGCCTTGGCGGGGAACAGGAGGACGTGCCCGACGGCTTCTTGACGCTTCCCGGCACACGCGACGTTTCGCGATTAACGGTCACGGCCGGCCGGATGAGCGTGATGGATATATTTGACAATAACACCTACAACCACGACGCGCACACTCAATTCATGAGTTGGTCGAGCACCATGCTCACCTGGGATTTTCCCGCCGATACCATCGGGGGTGGTGGGCTACCTGCATTGCACCGCTGGCAGGGTCAACCATTCGGATAG
- a CDS encoding purple acid phosphatase family protein: MLAVDRRSFLGTSIPGLAAALVGPALVRAGAPSAQRPDTLFLTWQRDPTTTITVQWIGTQSEVPDVYVSKWGATGAAWSATHASVRPFPLTNLRVFRVEVTGLLPDTEYQFRIGTQPATYRFRTMPVKATDTFSFVSGGDCGVNAHAAVVNALAAKQDPRFVVIGGDLAYDNGSSPESVLGFLRSYNRHMTDSAGRLVPMLACVGNHEVAGGYSRSRADAPLFLSLFDGLFRDTSYAALDFGDYLSLVLLDTGHVSAIGGDQTDWLRKVLSERADRPHLIVANHVPAYPSYRAPDGSDGTGADNRKYWCPLFERYGVDAVLEHHDHTFKRTHPLTGGLRNRYGVPYLGDGSWGQLRAPNSPEKRPYLAAVGQAYHMTVHRLEGEQRYHIAMEEGGKLADAYSTCGKRPAKKG, from the coding sequence ATGCTTGCGGTTGATCGCCGCTCGTTCCTCGGGACATCGATCCCGGGGCTGGCCGCGGCGTTAGTCGGCCCCGCTCTCGTGCGCGCTGGCGCCCCTTCCGCGCAGCGCCCGGACACGTTGTTCCTCACATGGCAGCGCGATCCTACCACGACTATCACCGTGCAGTGGATCGGTACGCAGAGCGAGGTGCCGGATGTTTACGTGTCCAAATGGGGCGCAACAGGGGCGGCTTGGAGCGCCACGCACGCCAGCGTTCGGCCGTTCCCGCTCACGAACCTGCGCGTGTTCCGCGTCGAGGTGACCGGTCTGCTCCCCGACACCGAGTACCAGTTCCGGATCGGAACGCAGCCCGCTACGTACCGGTTCCGGACGATGCCGGTGAAGGCGACCGATACGTTCTCGTTCGTGTCCGGGGGCGATTGTGGCGTGAACGCCCACGCGGCGGTGGTCAACGCTCTTGCCGCCAAGCAGGACCCGCGGTTCGTCGTGATCGGCGGCGACCTGGCATATGACAATGGCTCTTCGCCGGAGTCGGTTCTCGGTTTCCTGCGGAGCTACAACCGCCACATGACCGATTCCGCCGGTCGGCTCGTCCCGATGCTGGCGTGCGTCGGGAACCACGAGGTCGCGGGCGGGTACAGTCGGTCCCGGGCCGACGCGCCGCTGTTCCTGTCGTTGTTCGACGGCCTCTTCCGCGACACCAGCTACGCGGCCCTCGATTTCGGTGACTACCTGAGCCTCGTTCTGCTGGACACCGGCCACGTGTCGGCCATTGGCGGCGATCAAACCGACTGGCTCCGCAAGGTGCTGAGCGAGCGGGCCGACCGGCCGCACCTGATCGTGGCGAACCACGTGCCGGCGTACCCGTCCTACCGGGCACCGGACGGCTCGGACGGGACCGGCGCGGACAACCGGAAGTATTGGTGCCCGCTGTTCGAACGGTACGGCGTGGACGCCGTTCTGGAACACCACGACCACACCTTCAAGCGGACCCACCCGCTCACGGGCGGGCTCCGCAATCGGTACGGCGTACCGTACCTGGGCGACGGCTCGTGGGGCCAACTGCGGGCGCCCAACTCGCCGGAAAAACGACCGTACCTGGCCGCCGTCGGACAGGCGTACCACATGACCGTTCACCGACTCGAAGGCGAGCAGCGGTACCACATCGCGATGGAAGAGGGCGGCAAACTCGCAGACGCGTATTCGACGTGTGGTAAACGACCCGCCAAGAAGGGGTGA
- a CDS encoding glycosyltransferase, with product MLTAVASLAFLIPATIACLYYVAFTLAARRARPHRAASGPTRTFAVLIPAHNEQDALPATLRSVLALDYPPEMVRVYVVADNCTDRTADVAAEAGVMCLVRDDPARRGKGFALEFGLNAVSADGPDAVLVLDADCTLDPCALWELDATFATGAEAAQLTVRSANADAGATGYVAAVGDAVDGLVAAGRDRLGFSVPLRGTGMAFSRNVLTRVPWVAFSTVEDAEYAVRLRAAGIRIRLAAGARVFCAAPPQLNELCRQRRRWRSALFTGGRAKLPVRAVHSKPLVLVHLFVTAAGVLAAGEPALVVWAAWLVGLTAAVYLRAMAAVGLTPHRIALLVISPVVIARLAWVTAVGVFRRPASWDATSARADRLVSTDAPALDPKSATDMPFARRPSRVMRLLHRPFVRSRNEGSPFVSLTFDDGPHPVHTPEVLARLQRYRIPATFFLVGKRVADTPHFVERITAAGHTVGNHTFSHPRFGRFGFMEPRLELERCRELVPGATKFRPPFGLVTPGVWFAARRLGLPVVTWSVDSGDWQCRNEVEAAAAARQVLELVRPGDIVLLHDDRPWIGVILDVLLPGLAARGLLGPVLEATPEQKRAARPARALASR from the coding sequence ATGTTGACCGCCGTCGCCTCTCTCGCCTTTCTGATACCCGCGACCATCGCCTGTCTGTATTACGTGGCGTTCACGCTCGCCGCCCGACGCGCCCGCCCGCACCGCGCCGCCTCCGGACCGACCCGGACGTTCGCCGTCCTGATTCCCGCGCACAACGAACAAGACGCGTTACCCGCGACCCTCCGATCGGTTCTCGCCCTCGACTACCCGCCGGAAATGGTGCGGGTGTACGTTGTCGCCGATAACTGCACGGACCGCACCGCGGACGTCGCGGCGGAAGCCGGGGTCATGTGCCTGGTTCGGGACGACCCGGCCCGTCGGGGCAAGGGCTTCGCGCTGGAGTTCGGGCTGAACGCGGTCTCGGCCGATGGTCCGGACGCGGTCCTGGTTCTGGACGCGGATTGCACGCTCGACCCGTGCGCGCTGTGGGAACTCGACGCCACATTTGCAACCGGGGCCGAGGCCGCTCAGCTCACCGTTCGCTCCGCGAACGCCGATGCCGGGGCGACGGGGTACGTGGCCGCGGTGGGCGACGCGGTGGACGGCTTGGTCGCCGCCGGTCGGGACCGGCTCGGCTTCTCGGTTCCGCTCCGGGGCACGGGGATGGCCTTCAGCCGGAACGTCCTCACGCGGGTGCCGTGGGTCGCGTTCTCAACGGTCGAGGACGCCGAGTACGCCGTTCGTCTGCGTGCCGCCGGGATCCGCATCCGGTTGGCGGCCGGTGCGCGGGTGTTCTGCGCGGCCCCGCCCCAGTTAAACGAGCTGTGTCGCCAGCGGCGGCGGTGGCGATCGGCCCTGTTTACCGGCGGCCGGGCGAAACTACCAGTCCGAGCGGTTCACAGTAAGCCGCTGGTTCTGGTTCACCTTTTCGTGACGGCCGCCGGCGTTCTGGCGGCGGGGGAACCCGCCCTGGTCGTGTGGGCCGCGTGGCTGGTCGGGCTGACGGCCGCGGTGTATCTGCGGGCAATGGCCGCCGTCGGTTTGACGCCGCACCGGATCGCGTTACTCGTGATTTCGCCCGTCGTTATCGCGCGGCTCGCCTGGGTGACCGCCGTGGGGGTGTTCCGCCGCCCGGCGAGCTGGGATGCGACTTCGGCCCGCGCCGATCGGCTGGTCTCGACGGACGCACCCGCACTCGACCCGAAAAGTGCGACGGACATGCCGTTCGCGCGCCGCCCTTCCCGGGTGATGCGGCTCCTGCACCGCCCGTTCGTGCGCAGCCGGAACGAGGGGTCACCCTTCGTGTCGCTGACGTTCGACGACGGCCCGCACCCGGTCCACACGCCGGAGGTTCTGGCCCGGTTGCAGCGGTACCGGATCCCGGCCACCTTCTTTCTGGTCGGGAAACGGGTCGCAGACACCCCCCACTTCGTTGAACGGATCACCGCGGCCGGGCACACGGTCGGGAACCACACGTTCTCGCACCCGCGGTTCGGGCGGTTCGGATTTATGGAACCGCGACTCGAACTCGAGCGGTGCCGTGAACTGGTCCCGGGCGCGACCAAATTTCGGCCGCCGTTCGGCCTGGTGACGCCCGGCGTGTGGTTCGCGGCCCGGCGGTTGGGGCTGCCGGTGGTCACCTGGTCGGTGGACAGCGGTGACTGGCAGTGCCGGAACGAGGTCGAAGCCGCCGCCGCCGCCCGGCAGGTGTTGGAGCTGGTCCGGCCCGGCGACATCGTTCTGCTCCACGACGACCGCCCGTGGATCGGGGTCATTCTGGATGTGCTGCTCCCCGGTCTCGCCGCGCGCGGGCTCCTGGGTCCGGTCCTCGAAGCGACGCCAGAGCAGAAGCGTGCCGCTCGCCCGGCCCGTGCGCTCGCCAGCCGGTAA